In the genome of Palaemon carinicauda isolate YSFRI2023 chromosome 15, ASM3689809v2, whole genome shotgun sequence, one region contains:
- the LOC137654834 gene encoding high mobility group nucleosome-binding domain-containing protein 5-like, translating into MVPLFPVIRGISGNKIYEWVTANKDENEGRNEGNGEEKNEGNAEEKNEGNAEEKNEGNAEEKNEGNAEEKNEGMAGREERRKRGREERRKWGEEKNGGNGEEKNEGNAEEKNEGNAEEKNEGNAEEKNEGNAEEKRTLRIKLHL; encoded by the exons atgg TTCCGCTATTTCCCGTCATTCGAGGAATTTCTGGAAATAAGATATACGAATGGGTCACTGCAAATAAAGACGAGAACGAAGGGAGGAACGAAGGAAATGGGGAAGAGAAGAATGAAGGAAATGCGGAAGAGAAGAATGAAGGAAACGCGGAAGAGAAGAACGAAGGAAATGCGGAAGAGAAGAACGAAGGAAATGCGGAAGAGAAGAACGAAGGAATGGCGGGAAGAGAAGAACGAAGGAAACGCGGAAGAGAAGAACGGAGGAAATGGGGAGAAGAGAAGAACGGAGGAAATGGGGAAGAGAAGAATGAAGGAAACGCGGAAGAGAAGAACGAAGGAAATGCGGAAGAGAAGAATGAAGGAAACGCGGAAGAGAAGAACGAAGGAAATGCGGAAGAGAAGAGAACGCTGCGGATTAAACTTCACCTTTAG